The DNA window CACGGCGATCGTCAACCTGCGCGAGTTCTTCGAACGTTTCCGTTCGCTGAACGTGCGGTCCAACGAACAGCTCGACGGCCTTGTCGATCAATGCCAGCAGATCGTCCAAGGCGTGGAGCCACAGCAATTGCGGGAAGACGGCGGGCTGCGGCAGCAGGTTGCTTCGCAACTTTCCGGCGTTCAGTCGATCCTAGACGGCTTGCTCGTCGATCGTCCGCGCCGCCGCATTCTTCGCTCCGCCAAATGAGGAAAACAATGCAGATTCTTATCACGCCCGGCGGCGCCGTGCGCTGCATTTACGGAGAAGCCATCGAGCTATCCGCGATTGGCAGACTTAGCATCTCGCGCGGTTCGTATGTCGAGCCGGATGCAGCGGGTCGTTGGTTCGCCGATTTGGCTCCGGTGAACGGGCCCAAGCTAGGTCCGTTCACCCAGCGTAGCGACGCGCTACGAGCCGAAGCGAAGTGGCTGGAGTTGCATTGGCTCCTGCCGCTTGCTCCAACGTAACTCTTCCACACTTTCCGATGTTTAGCCCCGGTTGGGCAGGCGCCTTCGCCTGCGCGGCCGGGGCTTTTTTCGTTTTACCCCCTGACAGGAACACAACTAATGAAACAGTCTGATTTGAACCGCGCCGTCGCCCTCGCTACTGGCGAAACCATTTCCACGATCAAGCGGCTCGGCTTTCTGCTAGCAGATCCTGACGACGGCGATGATGCCCTTTTCGACGACCAGGGGCCGGAAGTGCTCGACTGGGACGCCCTGGATCGCCAACGCTTCGACCGCAACATCTGGGGGCAACGCGATGCACCGGCGACTGCGTGAACCGCTGCTCACCCTTCTGAAAATCGCCGCCTTCGCGCAGCGACCTTGTAACCACCTGCCGTGTCGCAACTGCCAACGACGCGGGACCCGCGAAGTCAAGAATGGCAAGCGACGCAGGCGGAAGCTCCATCTCTCTCCATCCGTTTCACCTACAGCAAAGGAAATATCATGAAAGTGTTACTCATCAACAACGACGGCGGCGGTTTTGCGGACTACGTCGATGTCGCCAAAGGGACGACGGTAACCGAGATGTTTGAACAGCACATCGGATCGGGCGATCCGGCGAACTACCTCATCCGCGTCAACCGCCAGCCCTGTCCGGCCGACCAGACGCTGCAGGAAGGCGACCGTATCTCCATCACGCCGACGAAAATTGAAGGCGCCAAGCTCTAACTTTAACGAACCCGGAACGCCGGCAGGTCGTCGAGCGGAAGCTCGGCGGCCTGGCAGGTGGGACGCAGGGAGAACCCTCTCATGTTGAAACAAAACCGCATCCTTTGGCGCCTGGCGAACGCCATCCATGAACGAATCGCTCCGCGAACTACGATCATCGCCGAGCCCGAACTACCGGAAGCGACTTGGCGTCAATCCGCCGATCTTCTGCGACGAATCCGACTCGCACGGCGCCACGGTTTGACACTGGCAGCCAGGCGACTGACACGCGAACTGCGGGATGTCGTATGGCGACTGCGGACCGAGGCGACTGCCTTGGCCTCATCGCTGGAGCCGGTGGCGGCCACTCTCAAGAATGCGACCGTTGCCGACATTTTTGCCGATCTTCTCGCCATGCGCGAGGAGTTCGGCGACCTCGCTTTCGACCGGAAAGCCCACACGCTTTCGGTCACGACCGAACCGCTTGAACTGCACGACGTCCACCTGGGGCCGTTTGAGATCCGTCTGGAATGGAGCGATCTGCAGCTGCGCGACTATCGCGTCATCGCCGCCGATCCCCATCCGGCCGCGAGCGACGACGGCGTCACTCATCCGCATGTGCAAAACGAAGACGTCTGCGAAGGCGAAGGCAGTCAGCCGATCCGACGGGCGCTGGAGCAAGGCCGCCTGCTCGACTTCTTCCTGCTCGTGGCCGGCGTACTACGAACCTACAACCCCTCCAGCCCTTACGTGCGGCTGGATCGCTGGCACGGCGTTGATTGCTCCGACTGCGGCGATACCGTCTGCGACGACGAAGGCGGGACGTGTGGGAAGTGCGATTCGACTCTATGCAGCGAATGCACATGCCATTGCGGCGGGTGCAGTTGTGGTTACTGCAGCTCGTGCGTCGCTCGCTGCTCTGGCTGCGACGAAAGTTGTTGTGAAGCCTGTCTGAAAGATTGTTCCCGTTGCGGCGACGACGTCTGCCGCGACTGCTTCGATGAACAAGAAAGGTGTCCCCCTTGCCATGACGAAGAAACCGACAACGTGGAAACGAGTCCCGCAGTCCAGCCCGCCCCTGCTGCGATTTAGTCCGACCGCTTGGGCGAAACTTCTTTTCTTACGCGACTATGGCGAGACCGAAGTCGGCGGCTTCGGCATCGCGGCCCGTGATGACTTGCTCTTCGTCGAAGACCTGCGGCTCGTCAAGCAGGACTGCACTTGGACGCATGTGAAATTCGACGACGACTCTGTCGCCGACTTCTTCGACGAACAGGTTGACCTCGGCCGATCACCTGAACAGTTCGCCCGGGTTTGGGTGCATACGCATCCCGGCGATTGTCCGCTGCCAAGTTGCACCGACGAGCAAACGTTTGATCGCGTCTTCGGCCGCACTGAATGGGCGGTGATGGCGATTCTCTCGCGACAAGGCCCTTCCTACGCGCGACTCCGCTTTAACGCAGGCCCCGGCGGAGAGATCGAGATTCCGATCACCGTGGACTACAGTCGCCCCTTCGAAGGTTCTGACCGCTACGCCTGGGAGCAGGAGTACGGGACGAACGTCCTGCCCGAACCACCGATTCGCGCGGCGAACGCCCGCAGGCGAAGATCGGCCCAACCCGCAAGTACTCGTCTCGACGACGAGACCGAAAACGAATTTCAAGATGCCTGGTTTGATTACCTCGAAGACGAAGAAAACCCGAAAGGATTTGAATTTTGAGCACGACCACAACAGATACTCCAGATCGTTTTATCAGGCAACGCGATCTCGTCCCGGCCGAACGACTTGCCGCCATCACGGCTACGGTGATCGGCGTCGGGGCTATCGGCCGGCAGGTTGCCCTGCAGCTGGCCGCGATCGGAACGCCTTGCATCCAACTCATCGACTTCGATGACGTGGAGCCGACGAACATCGCCACGCAAGGATACCTTCACGAAGACGTCGGACGACCAAAGGTGTTCGCAGCCGCCGAAGCGATTCGCCGTCTCGACCCCAATGTTCGGGTCGCGACGATTCACGAACGCTACCGCTCGAAGCATACGATCGGCGACGCCGTCTTCTGCTGTGTCGATTCCATCTCGGCCCGGTCCGCCATCTGGCGGTCGGCTCACAGACGCTGCCAAATCTGGGCGGACGGCAGAATGCTCGCCGAGGTAATCCGCGTCCTGGCCGCAGGCAGCCCCAGCGACTTCACCCGTTACGCCGGTACGCTCTTCCCCCAAGCCGACGCCCAGCGCGGCAGTTGCACCTCCCGCAGCACGATCTACGCCGCCAGTATCGCCGCCGGCCTGATGCTGCACCAGTTCACCCGCTGGCTCCGCGGCTTGCCCGTCGACGCCGACACCACGCTCAACTTGCTGGCTGGCGAATGGACCGTTAGTTAAGTCACCGCTCGCTGTTAATCACAAGCCATTCCCTCAAGGAGAACTAACATGATCAAGCACGCCCCTCCGCCAACCAAATCTACCCGCCGCTTGTGGCGGGCACAGCAATCACCACACTCGCACAAATAGGACCCCCTATGGAAGGTTGGATCATCCTCGGCACTATCGCCGCCATCGCCTACTGGATCTACAAAACCGGCAAACGCACCGGTAGCCGCCAAGGCTACAACGTCGGTCGCTCCCGCGGCCGACGACGGCGCCAATAACCGCTGCTTCTAAAAACGAAGACAAGCCGGGCTGCCTTACGCAGCCCGGCTTGTTGCTGGGCGATTCCCTAATTGGGTGACGAATCGAGAATCGAAGAGGTGGCCGCCCGGCAAGGGCGGTCAAGGCGAGCCTTCTTTTTATCTATCAGACGTTGAAAACCTGTCTGATCAGAGCAATTTTCCGAACGCCTCGAGTTTCCCTGCCCGCTTTTGTGGAAGCCGCCGTCAATTTTTACTGACTACTTAACGGTTGCATCAGGTTCCGTTGCAACTCCTGGCCAAGGAAGAATGTTGAGGTGGTGACCAATTTCCGGGCGCTCCCGAAACTTAGAATGGCTGGAAAAGGAGAACGCCACGATGCGTCAGAAACGGAAGCCTGCGGTTCCCCAAGGCAGGCGGCAGTTCGATGAGGACTTCAATCGGGAGGCCGTGCAGATGCTGCTCGATGGCCATACGGCGGGCTCGATTGTCGATCGTCTAGGCTTGTCGAGCACGACCATTCTCTATCGCTGGAAACGAAAGCAACTCGCTCGCAGCGGGCCTGTGGCGTCGTCGCTCGACGCCAGCATCAAGGAACTCGAGGCATAACTGCGGCGCGTGGAACGGGAAGGCGAACCGCCATATGCCCGCGAGGAACTGATCAACTACCGGTTGCTCCGCGAAGTGAAACTCGCTAATTGCGACAGTAGGATGCACTTATGCCAGGCTTGTACAGTCTTAGTCGATCCACGGTAGAATGTGACCGAGCTTCGTACTAACGCGGTGTAGTCTCGCATTGGACTCGACCCCGGAGATCGATAGGTGGAACCGATCACCACAACAACAGTGGTCACAGTTTTTGGCCCTTGGGCAGCTAAAAAGTTGGCGGACGGATTTTGGATTAAGCTATCCCGCTACTTTCGACCCGACCAATTACAGAAGCAAATCGCCGAGCATCTTGCTGCAGATGCTGCTTTCTCGAAGTATTACACGTCGACTCCCCGTCTCGACAAAGGGCGATTGACGCCCGAACGGATCCTCAGGCTGCTTCAAGCTACAGTAACTAATGACATCGCAGCGCTCGCCCGATACATCGCGGACGAGCAACTCGTTGATCTTCCAATCCAAAGCAAAGAACGTCCGTCCTCTTTCGACGAAATCTGGTTGGCAGTTGCGAGAGCGATTGCCGCGGCAACGGAAATCGCCATCGTCGAAGACGAAGAGCTCTTTAGAGAGTTCCATCTCGCCGCTACGCAGCGTAGCTTTGCCGGACAGGCATCCGTAATCACCGAACTCCAGTCCCTCAAGGCGCAAGTCGAGAATCTCGCTGCGAATCTGTCCAATCCGCCCACAAATGACGCTGCGAGTATCACGATCGAGTCTCGTCGGACGGAAGGACTCTCAGAGAATGCGGCGACTCGCACCGTCAATCTCTTGGCGAACCAGGTCGATGGCCTCGAACAGCAACTGCGAGAACAGCTTGACGCCAACACCGAAAGGATTTGGGAAAAGATACTCTCAGAAATCGAACATCACAATTTTCGTGGCGCGATTGATCGGACCGCGGAGTTGCAAAGCTGGCTGGAGAAGCAAGGCCAACAGATTTCGCCGGGCATCCGCGGAAGGGCCTGGCTGTTGCTGGCTCAGGTCGCACTGATTCAGTCTGCGGAGCTAGAGCCGGTCGGCGACGATTTTACCAAAGCGCGAGCGTTATTTGAGCGTGCTCGCGACGAATTCGGCCCAACGCCGTCGGATGAGAATCTAGGCCGACTGAGTAACTTTCAAGCCAAGCTCTTCGCGTTGGAGGGCAAAGACGAGGAGGGTTTGGGTTTACTCGCCAGCCGCACCGACAACCAATCCATCACCACTCGTCTACTAATCTTGATAGACAATGGTCGCTTTGAGGCGGCAGCCCACGAGATTCGCCAAATACCCCTGGATTTAAAGTGGTGCGATCACGCAGTCCTGGTGTTCGCACGTATCGCAGCGATCGCAGAGGCGCAAGCGACACTGGATTGGGTTGGGGGACAGGAAGAACCGACCGTTGATACCCGCTCTCGCGTGGCGTACGCTCGCGGCACGCTTCTGCGACTTTCTGCTGCTCACGAAAACGAGGCGTTCTCGGCAATCGCCATTGAGGAGTCCGAAATCGCGGAAGTACGAAAGGTGTTTTCCATATTGCAGCCGATCGCCGATGCGTGCCAAGCGAGGGGACAGATTCGTGATGGGTTGGAAGCAGAAGCCATTGCCTTTACCTACTCCTGTTGCCGCTTGCTGGGGCGGGTGGAGGAGGCCTCACTGTACGCGAGGGTTCTCCAAAACTTCCGTCCGTTAAGCCTCGACTACCTGGTTGCCGCTTTCCGCCAGGATGTTGATCCGCCGACGGACTTGGTCGCGATCGCCCGCGAGGACCACCCTTACCGTTTCGAAGCCCAGTTTCTGGCAGTCGCGATTGAGATTAGAGCGGGACTCGAAGCTTCCCAGGTGCTGGAGCGTGTGGTCGCGCTGGAAGAATTGGCTGTCGACAATCAGGACCGCGAAAAGCTAGGCAGGGTGGCGCTTCAAGCCGCGTTGAGTCGGCCAGCGGCGATCCAGCAAACGGCACGAGATTTCATCATGCGAATCCTGGGCGAGAGCCACTTTCTCGTTCGGCTGCTAGATCTCGACCAGTTTCTCGCTTGTGGCCAATTCGAGCAATGCGAAAAGGTACTCGCGGAGATCGAATGCCCCACCGACATTTTGGTAGAACAGTTTCGCGCGCA is part of the Lignipirellula cremea genome and encodes:
- a CDS encoding ubiquitin family protein gives rise to the protein MKVLLINNDGGGFADYVDVAKGTTVTEMFEQHIGSGDPANYLIRVNRQPCPADQTLQEGDRISITPTKIEGAKL
- a CDS encoding helix-turn-helix domain-containing protein encodes the protein MRQKRKPAVPQGRRQFDEDFNREAVQMLLDGHTAGSIVDRLGLSSTTILYRWKRKQLARSGPVASSLDASIKELEA
- a CDS encoding HesA/MoeB/ThiF family protein — encoded protein: MSTTTTDTPDRFIRQRDLVPAERLAAITATVIGVGAIGRQVALQLAAIGTPCIQLIDFDDVEPTNIATQGYLHEDVGRPKVFAAAEAIRRLDPNVRVATIHERYRSKHTIGDAVFCCVDSISARSAIWRSAHRRCQIWADGRMLAEVIRVLAAGSPSDFTRYAGTLFPQADAQRGSCTSRSTIYAASIAAGLMLHQFTRWLRGLPVDADTTLNLLAGEWTVS